The genomic interval GCGCGCGCGGCGGGAGCGTGTGCGAGCGGTGAGTCGATCATGGAGCCCCCTTGTTTCAGCGGGCCGACGCGGCGTCGGCGTCGGCGTGCGCCGCAGGCGCACGGTCGGCGAGGTGGTGTGCCAGGCGCACGGCAAGGGCGGCGGCGAAGAACGTCGGGTTGGCCTCGCCCGCGGTGCGGAAGACGCTGCTCGACGCGATGAAGAGGTTGTCGGTGCCGTGGACACGGCAGTCCCTGTCCACCACGCCGTCGCCCGGCTCCGCGCTCATCCGCGTCGTCCCGATGCTGTGGAAGCCGTCGGTCGACTGCTCCCACGCGAAGGCGCGCACGGACGGCTCGTCGGGAGCGAGGTATTCGAGGTGCCCGAGGCCGGCCGCCTGCAGCTCCTTGTCGAGCAGGTCGTGCGCGGCCAGCAGGGAGTCGATGTCCTGCTCGACGTAGCGGTAGTCGACCCGCAGGACGGGACCGTCGTCCCGGGGACCAGGGTGATGCGGGAGTCCGGGTTCGGGACCTGCTCGCCGTGGTAGTGCAGCGCGTAGCGGCCGCCCTCGTTGCGCAGGATGAAGCCGGGCTTGCGGACGGAGGACCAGTAGCGGTGACGGAGGACGTCGAGGACGTCGATGGCCGCCCGCCACGGGCGGCGTGCGATGTTCAGCAGGTGCGCGCCGATCGCGTACGGCGGTTCGCCGATGTGCCGCAGCCGGATCCCCTCCGCGATCATGCGGCGTCCGACGGCGGGGATGCGCAGCCCGAGAAAGACCAGCGACAGGGTCGCGTTCTTGTGGTCCTGCTCGTAGAACGGAGGGTTGTCCAGGTAGAAGCTCGTGTTGAGCACGCGGTGCGCGCGCTGCGCCTCCTCCGTCAAGGTGAACCGCCGGCGGATGTAGGTGTCGTGCTCGTCCAGGACGAAGTCGAGGTCGGCTGCGCGCTTCGGGTCGTCGAGGACGATGTCCGCGATGCTGCC from Xylanimonas allomyrinae carries:
- a CDS encoding GMC family oxidoreductase, with protein sequence MPSRIARSGERAHTPGNATIRRASATKIERPSHDNPVSLGTARQRLRLLCRGRGTRRARVRAGVRTSRAEGAARRRGYGHLGQARRLRRPRHPHAHRRPRSARPDRPHDTPGHRGDVVAVGRAVRGVRAHRLPGARLHPRQSLADRLRRRAPVVRGCRRAPGLRGGGVRLAPARLGRPHRVPDLEPGALDAPARARPRAGRPGHVPPAGQRAPRRPSRRPRPHRRRVRGRARRRARRRAVLRHRRYLRPGDGRARDHALPAGGAASPARALRRRRRAARPLLHGARHGQHRGHRPRRPEARSRPRLRPGRARHLHPPAVHLDGGGAARAPRAQHELLPGQPSVLRAGPQERDPVAGLSRAAHPRRRTPHDRGGDPAAAHRRTAVRDRRAPAEHRTPPVAGGHRRPRRPPSPLLVLRPQARLHPAQRGRPLRAALPRRAGPEPGLPHHPGPRDDGPVLRVDYRYVEQDIDSLLAAHDLLDKELQAAGLGHLEYLAPDEPSVRAFAWEQSTDGFHSIGTTRMSAEPGDGVVDRDCRVHGTDNLFIASSSVFRTAGEANPTFFAAALAVRLAHHLADRAPAAHADADAASAR